Below is a genomic region from Methanobacterium sp..
TTCAAACAAGAGGGTGAGCGGGGCGCCATAATTAGTATAGTGATATTGTATAAAAATTAGTAGGTGTAACATCCCCCCGGAGGCGATACGATCAGTATTAAAAATAGTATCGTTGTAATAGGGGATGCACTACTAGTTAAGATTAAAGGTATTTATATCTTTTTCTATTTCGCAAAAAAATACTATTACCTCAAAAAATATGCGTTAACTTTTAAATATCTGCGAATCAGATATAGATCAAGAATAAATTAATGAAAAAAATGTAATGAAGCACAGAAATTTTTACAAAAAAGCTGATTCTTATATTTAATTTATAAATACCCTAAGGAGAATGAAAATGCCAATAAAAGAGGCCAAGAGATCATACGATACAAAGCTTATAGAAAAAGATATTCAAAAGTTTTGGAATGAAAACAGTATATATCAAAAAACAGACAAATTAAGAGAGAATAGTCCTAAATTTTCATTTTTAGACGGCCCTCCTTATTGTAGTGGTAAAATACACCTGGGAACTGCATGGAATAAAACCATAAAAGACACTTTTTTGCGCTTTAAAAGCATGTCAGGTTTCAACCTGCGGAGACAAGCTGGATGGGATACTCATGGACTTCCTATAGAACACAAAGTAGAAGGGTTACTCGGTTTAAAAAGTAAAAAGGAAATTGAAACTAAAATAGGAATTGCCAATTTTGTAGAAAAATGTAAAGAATTTGCAATCGAAAATAAAGCCCTCATGACCGATCAGTTTAAAATGCTGGGTATATGGATGGACTGGAATAATCCTTATGTTACTTTTGATACTAAATACATGGAATCCTGCTGGTGGACCCTAAAGAAAGCAAACGAAAAAGAACTTCTTATAAACGATCTCAGAGTTATAACATGGTGCCCCCGATGTGAAACAGCACTTGCACTTGCAGAAATCGATTATGAAAATAAAGAAGACCCTTCAATTTATGTTAAATTCCCATTAAAAGAGTCTGAAAACGGTAATGAATACATACTTGTATGGACAACAACACCATGGACCCTTCCTGCTAACATGGCAGTATGTGTACATCCTGATTTTGATTATGCTTATGTTAATGTTAACGGCGAAGTTTATATAATGGCAGAAGCCCTTGTTAGCTCTTTATTCGAAGATCAAGATTATGAAATTCTTAAAACAGTGAAAGGTAGTGATCTTGAGGGCCTTGAATATCAACACCCACTTATAGATGAAATACCTGTTCAAAAAGAATTTACGCATAAAATACTTCCAGGAGAACATGTAACTTTAACAGAAGGTACTGGTTGTGTTCATACCGCTCCAGGACATGGTCCAGACGACTTTGATATTGGTAAAAAATACGGTTTACCAATATTCTGTCCAGTAGATGAGGCAGGACTATTTAAAAAAGAAGCTGGAAAATATGAAGGCGAATTCGTAAAAGAAGCCGATCCTTACATCATAACTGATTTAGATGTACACGGTTTACTCTTTAAAGAAGGCATAATTGACCACAGGTACGGGTTCTGCTGGAGATGTAAAACTCCTATTATATACCTTGCAACACAGCAGTGGTTCCTTAAAGTTACAGACATTAAAGACAAAATGTTATCCGAGTTAGACCATGTTGAATGGGTTCCAGAATGGGCTGGTGAAAGCAGGTTCCGTAACTGGGTTGAAAATGCAAGAGACTGGACAATATCAAGGCAGAGATACTGGGGAATTCCAATTCCAATCTGGAGATGTGAAGACTGTGGAGAAATAACCGTTATAGGATCCATCGACGAGTTAAAAGAGAAAACAGTTAAAGGAACTCTCGAAGGAGATTTCATACACAGACCGTATGTTGATGAAATTACAATCCAGTGTGAATGTGGGGGAGACATGAACCGTGTCCCTGACGTTTTAGACGTGTGGATAGACTCAGGAGTAGCAGGATGGGCAGCTCTGCACTATCCCGAAGAAAAAGAAATGTTTGATGAATGGTTCCCTTACGATTTCATAACAGAAGGACATGATCAAACTAGAGGATGGTTCTATTCACAATTAGGGTGCGGAGTAATATCTTTTGACAAAGCACCATATAAAAAAGTTTTAATGCACGGATTTACCCTCGATGAAGAGGGAAGAAAGATGAGTAAATCCCTCGGAAACGTAGTAGCGCCAGAAGAAGTCATTGAACAGTACGGAGCAGATATACTAAGATTTTATCTACTCTGGGGAAATAAACCATGGGAAGACCTGAAATTCACATGGGATGAGATTAAAAACGTCCAGAAAATGTTCAATATTCTCTGGAATGTTTATGTATTTTCAACTACCTACATGGCAATAGACAATTTCAACCCAACACTGTACACTGAAAAAGATCTTAAATTAAGAGATGAGGACAGATGGATAACTTCACGTGCTAATTCTCTTGCAAAAGAAGTAACAGAAGCTTTAGATTCATTATATCTCCATAAAGCTACAAGGGCTATAAATCATTTCATACTGGAAGATTTGAGCAGATGGTATGTTAGACTCATAAGAGGACGTACATGGGTTGAAAAAGAAGATCCTGATAAATTAGGAGCTTACTTTACACTATATAACGCCTTAAAACTTCTAATTAAAACAATGGCCCCAATAACTCCCCACATTACCGAAGAGATTTACCAGAATCTCATAAAAGGAGTGGAAGAAGATGCTCCTGAAAGTATACATATGGAAGACTGGGAATTCAATGAAGACTTGATTGATACAGAATTAGAAGAAAATATGGATATCGTCAGAGATATCATCGAAGCATGTGCAAGAGGAAGAGATGTTGCAAGATACAAACTTAGATGGCCCGTAAGCGAAATTGTAGTTGTTTCTGAGGACAAAAAAGTTTTAAGCGCAGTTGAATCACTTAAAGCTGTCATAATGGAACAGGCCAATACAAAAGAGATCATAGCAACAGATGAATTTGAAAACCTCAAGATAATTGCAAAACCTAATTTAAAGACCCTTGGACCAAGACTCAGAGGCGATGCACCAAAAGTAATGAAACATCTTACAGAAGCCGACGGATCAGAGATAAAAGCAGTCTTAGATGCTGAAGAAAGTTATTCTGTTGAAGTTGATGACAGAACCATAGAACTTGGTGTTGACGATATTTTATTTGAAACTGAACTTCCAGAAAATCTTGTAAGTGCAGATTTCGATTCTGGAAATGTATTCATAAACACAGAAGTCACTGAAGAAATATTATCCGAAGCAATGTCCAGAGAACTTATAAGAAGAGTTCAAGACATGCGAAAAGACCTTGACTTAGATGTTGAAGCCAATATTCAGGTATTTGTAGAGTGTGATGAAGGTTTCAAAGAATTAATTAAACCATTCTTTGACTTTATTTCCAATGAGGTACGTGCTGAACAGCTGAGTTTTGAGGCACAGGAAGGAGATTATACAAAAGAGTGGAAGATTGAGGATGAAAACCTTAAAATAACTATCAAAAAAACATAATAAAATATTAAAGTGTTTTTGATCAACCGCTCAAAAATTCGTAGAATTTTTGGCCCCCCGAAAATCCCTCAAAATTCGTAGAATTTTGGGGCATCGAAAATTTTTAATTTTCGAAAGCTATGATTTTCGAGGGCTTTTTCCTAAAAATGTTGAAAGGTGGAAGATTGAGGATGAAAACCTCAAAATAACAATTAAAAAAACACAATGAGGTAACAAACCTCAAATAACTCTTAAAAATATACACTAATTAAATATATTAACTACAGCGTGATATCATGACCCTAACAGATTCAGAATGTAAATTTGTAAAAAAAGAACTGGGACGAGACCCCAATTCATTGGAGTATGGTATGCTTGACATAATGTTTTCAGAGCACTGCTCCTATAAAAGCAGCCGTCCTATTTTAAGATTATTCCCAAACGAAGGTAAACATGTTATCCTTGGTCCCGGAGACGATGCGGGAATTGTTGAATTGACAGATGAACTCGCACTTGTTATTGGAATGGAAAGCCACAACCATCCATCCGCAATTGAACCTTATGGTGGTGCTGGAACAGGTATTGGCGGTATACTTAGAGATATCATTTCTATGGGTGCCAAACCGATTGCATTACTTGATTCATTAAGATTTGGACCTCTTGAAGACCAAAAATCAAGGTACATATTTGAATATGTGGTAAAAGGAATTTCAGATTATGGAAATAGAGTAGGAGTCCCAACTGTCGGTGGAGAAATTGAATTTGATGATAATTTCAAATTTAACCCGCTTGTAAATGTTATCTGTGCAGGGCTTGTTAATAAAAGCGATATTGTATTAGGTTCTGCACCTAATGTAGGTGATATCTTTGTCCTTATGGGAGGTACCACAGGAAGAGACGGAATACATGGAGTAACATTTGCATCTGAAGAGCTTACAACTGAATCTGAACTCGAAAGCAGACCTGCAGTTCAAGTAGGAGATCCTTTCACTAAAAAAATGGTTATGGAAGCTACATTTGAAGCACTTGATAAAATTGACGTGGTTGGACTCAAAGATTTAGGCGGCGGAGGCCTGACATGCTGTGTTTCAGAAATGGCTGCTAAAGGCGGAAATGGGGCTGAAGTAGAACTTACAACAATTCCACTTAGGGAAGAAGGAATGACACCATATGAAATAATGCTTTCGGAGTCCCAGGAAAGAATGATTTTTGTTGTAAACCCTAAAGATGTGGACGCGTTAATGGAAATATTCAATAAATACGAACTTCCAGCAGCAGTTATTGGCAAAGTTACAGATACTGGTAGCTTAGTTTTGAAAAAAGAAGGCGAAGTTATAGCAAATGTTCAAACAGAACTTCTTTCAGATCCTCCAGTTGTTAACAGGGAATCATGTAATCCAAAAGAAAAAGGATGCGGACCATCTGAATCTGCGGAATATCAAGAAGTAGAAGATATCGATCCTCAGGAATCTCTTCTCAAACTTCTCTCCTCACAGAACATCGCAAGTAAAAGCTGGGTTTACAGGCAGTACGATCACGAAGTACAGATTAGAACTGTTATTAAACCCGGCGATGATGCAGCAGTTCTTAGAATTGATGATGAAAAGGCCATTGCACTTACCTCAGACTGTAACAGTATACACACAAAGCTCGATCCATACCATGGAGGGGCTGGAGCAATTGCAGAAGCCATAAGAAATGTTGTTTCAATGGGTGCTGAACCAGTATGCGTTGTTGATTGCCTGAACTTTGGAAACCCTGAAAAACCAGATGTTTTCTGGCAGTTTAAAGAATGCATCAAAGGAATGTCAGACATTGCAAACAAATTTGAAACT
It encodes:
- the ileS gene encoding isoleucine--tRNA ligase, with amino-acid sequence MPIKEAKRSYDTKLIEKDIQKFWNENSIYQKTDKLRENSPKFSFLDGPPYCSGKIHLGTAWNKTIKDTFLRFKSMSGFNLRRQAGWDTHGLPIEHKVEGLLGLKSKKEIETKIGIANFVEKCKEFAIENKALMTDQFKMLGIWMDWNNPYVTFDTKYMESCWWTLKKANEKELLINDLRVITWCPRCETALALAEIDYENKEDPSIYVKFPLKESENGNEYILVWTTTPWTLPANMAVCVHPDFDYAYVNVNGEVYIMAEALVSSLFEDQDYEILKTVKGSDLEGLEYQHPLIDEIPVQKEFTHKILPGEHVTLTEGTGCVHTAPGHGPDDFDIGKKYGLPIFCPVDEAGLFKKEAGKYEGEFVKEADPYIITDLDVHGLLFKEGIIDHRYGFCWRCKTPIIYLATQQWFLKVTDIKDKMLSELDHVEWVPEWAGESRFRNWVENARDWTISRQRYWGIPIPIWRCEDCGEITVIGSIDELKEKTVKGTLEGDFIHRPYVDEITIQCECGGDMNRVPDVLDVWIDSGVAGWAALHYPEEKEMFDEWFPYDFITEGHDQTRGWFYSQLGCGVISFDKAPYKKVLMHGFTLDEEGRKMSKSLGNVVAPEEVIEQYGADILRFYLLWGNKPWEDLKFTWDEIKNVQKMFNILWNVYVFSTTYMAIDNFNPTLYTEKDLKLRDEDRWITSRANSLAKEVTEALDSLYLHKATRAINHFILEDLSRWYVRLIRGRTWVEKEDPDKLGAYFTLYNALKLLIKTMAPITPHITEEIYQNLIKGVEEDAPESIHMEDWEFNEDLIDTELEENMDIVRDIIEACARGRDVARYKLRWPVSEIVVVSEDKKVLSAVESLKAVIMEQANTKEIIATDEFENLKIIAKPNLKTLGPRLRGDAPKVMKHLTEADGSEIKAVLDAEESYSVEVDDRTIELGVDDILFETELPENLVSADFDSGNVFINTEVTEEILSEAMSRELIRRVQDMRKDLDLDVEANIQVFVECDEGFKELIKPFFDFISNEVRAEQLSFEAQEGDYTKEWKIEDENLKITIKKT
- the purL gene encoding phosphoribosylformylglycinamidine synthase subunit PurL; amino-acid sequence: MTLTDSECKFVKKELGRDPNSLEYGMLDIMFSEHCSYKSSRPILRLFPNEGKHVILGPGDDAGIVELTDELALVIGMESHNHPSAIEPYGGAGTGIGGILRDIISMGAKPIALLDSLRFGPLEDQKSRYIFEYVVKGISDYGNRVGVPTVGGEIEFDDNFKFNPLVNVICAGLVNKSDIVLGSAPNVGDIFVLMGGTTGRDGIHGVTFASEELTTESELESRPAVQVGDPFTKKMVMEATFEALDKIDVVGLKDLGGGGLTCCVSEMAAKGGNGAEVELTTIPLREEGMTPYEIMLSESQERMIFVVNPKDVDALMEIFNKYELPAAVIGKVTDTGSLVLKKEGEVIANVQTELLSDPPVVNRESCNPKEKGCGPSESAEYQEVEDIDPQESLLKLLSSQNIASKSWVYRQYDHEVQIRTVIKPGDDAAVLRIDDEKAIALTSDCNSIHTKLDPYHGGAGAIAEAIRNVVSMGAEPVCVVDCLNFGNPEKPDVFWQFKECIKGMSDIANKFETPVISGNVSFYNETEGVTVNPSPVVGVAGLMNIKDIRTMDFKNEEDKIILIGKTYPELDGSQYHKEIFDIVQGKSPKVNMDAEFESSEAVLKIIHEDENDAVTAVHDCSAGGIAVAVAEMAISGDLGATIDVSKVPKEDNISDAETLFSESNARFIVTVKSEYVDEILNKINAPAAVIGEVGGKTLTIDQNLINVDIEKLKESYYGVIEKFMA